TTTAATTCAATAGGCTACTTCGATCActttcttttttgaatttaaaacaaGCTAGCTTGATTGATCGTTCATATCAATAGCGTGCTCAGTTCACAATCAAATATTATTGGTCCAAGTTCGACACGTGGTTCTCGAAGTTATTAAACCTACGATTGACTGAACAAAGTTGGGCTGGGGAAAATCTCCGAGTGTATTATCGTcgaggacgataatatcgtttttgaaacgataatatcgtcgctgtgacaatattatcgtccgagcaacaataatatcattttccgcacgataatatcgttttctgcaacgatattatcgccaatgaaacgatattatcgccgattgaaacgatactattgtttttgcgacgataatatcgtttcatgcaacaatattatcgtttctgcagtgataatatcacccgtgaaacgatattatcgccgattgaaacgatattattgtttttgatacgatattatcgtatcagacgacaataatatcgttttccggacgataaaatctttttctgaaacaataatatcgtcctagcaacgatattatcgccgctGCAACGATAATACACTCGGAGATTTTTCCCGTCACCAACAAAGTTCTAGGGATTTTGTCTAGTTGTTTTCCCTCTCGCGTTTTTCGCCAgacgaaattcgaaacgaaaataaaattctaattcCAACAGTTGAACTTCATCCCGACCTTAAGGTCAAATTACTGGATGCTATCGATGCAATTGAGAATGGTCATCTGACAAAGGCTTCACTCATCTTAGAGATGACAATCCTATCACATGGCACGCATGCGGTAACAGGCATCGATCTCGGTGGTGTGATCGTGAAGGAAGATTACCTTTCCGCAGCATACGTATCGAATAACGACATGAACGAACTCGGGCTGACCGCTTCAGCATCGATAGGATTTGCCGATTTTTTCAACATGAAATGCTCCTATTCAAAAGCGGATTATACGGATCAGTACAGCCAATACACCAAAAATACCAAATCGACCAAAATCAGTAGTCACGGTGGACAGCTCATCGATTCAGCTATGTTAAACATATCAACTTGGGTAGAATCAGTTCCCAGTTATCAAACGGCAGTCGACCGATCGGGAGTCGCTCTACCATATGTGATTACGCCGAGACATTTTCCCCACGTAAATCAAACCACTTTGGCAGTACTTCGTCGTGAATTTACGGAAGCCATCGAACATTTCAATGCGGTCAACATCCGTATTGGTTGCATGAATCAATTCTCACCGAATTTCGATTACAATGCAAACATTGGGGATAAGTCTTGTAACGCACCACCAACCAATTGTAGTGGTTTTCACATTTAAAGACCAAGCAGAGTTCTTAACATTTCCGTTAATTCCAGACAGCCTCGGTGGCTTCTTTCAAAACTGTCATTGCACTGGCGACAATAATTGTGCTTCTTTGTGTGCAAATCGAACtgtcacgaattttctcactGGCGAAGCTACCTGTCCAGAAAATTTCACGCCAGTTTTCCTGAATGAAAAGAAGTTTAGTGCTACTCGAGAACAGTGTTGGCAAGACTGTTATTgctttctgttttgtttttgcgaCACGAATTGTGAAACGATCAACATTGACTATGGGTACGAAACCTACTGGTGTGCTGCCAATGTCTATCCAGTTCCCGAGAAGAGCGGACTAATGTTCGGTGGAGTTTTCACTTCCACAGCAATAAATCCAGTTACGGGTATGTATTGGCTTGCTGTCACAGTGATAGAATGAAAGTCCACGGTGGCAATGAAAGTGGGGGCTATGATCGGATGAATTGATTTTGTCTATGATTAGCACTCTACAAtatcaatttattgatttttacgAATCGTACTAACACTCCTTATCACACTGACACATCTTGTATCACACTGACACATCTTGTATCACACTGACACATCTTGTATCAAACTGACACATCTTGTATCAAACTGACACATCTTGTATCACACTGACACATCTTGTATCACACTGACACATCTTGTATCAAACTGACACATCTTGTATCACACTGACACATCTTGTATCAAACTGACACATCTTGTATCACACTGACACATCTTGTATCACACTGACACATCTTGTATCACACTGACACATCTTGTATCACACTGACACATCTTGTATCACACTGACACATCTTGTATCACACTGACACATCTTGTATCACCACTGACCACATCTTGTATCACACTGACACATCTTGTATCACTGACTTTGTATCACTGACACTCTTGTATCACACTGACACATCTTGTATCACACTGACACATCTTGTATCACACTGACACATCTTGTATCACACTGACACATCTTGTATCACACTGACACATCTTGTATCACACTGACACATCTTGTATCACACACATCTTGTATCACACTGACACATCTTGTATCACACTGACACATCTTGTATCACACTGACACACTGACACATCTTGTATCACACTGACACATCTTGTATCACAACTGACACATCTTGTATCACACTGACACATCTTGTATCACCACTGACACATCTTGTATCACACTGACACATCTTGTATCACACTGACCTCGACACATCTTGTATCACACTGACACATCTTGTATCACCACTGACACATCTTGTATCACACTGACACATCTTGTATCACACTGACACATCTTGTATCACAACTGACACATCTCTTGTATCACACTGACACATCTTGTATCACACTGACACATCTTGTATCACACTGACACATCTTGTATCACACTGACACATCTTGTATCACACTGACACATCTTGTATCACACTGACACATCTTGTATCAACACTGACACATCTTGTATCACAACCACTGACACATCTTGTATCACACTGACACATCTTGTATCACAACTGACACATCTTGTATCACAACTGACACATCTTGTATCACACTGACACATCTTGTATCACACTGACACATCTTGTATCACACTGACACATCTTGTATCACAAACTGACACATCTTGTATCACACTGACACATCTTGTATCACACTGACACATCTTGTATCACACTGACACATCTTGTATCACACTGAACATTGTATCACACTAACATCTTGTATCACACTGACACATCTTGTATCACAACTGACACATCTTGTATCACACTGACACATCTTGTATCACACTGACACATCTTGTATCACACTGACACATCTTGTATCACACTGACACATCTTGTATCACAAACTGACACATCTTGTATCACTGACACATCTTGTATCACACTGACACATCTTGTATCACACTGACACATCTTGTATCACTACAATCTTGTATCACACTGACACATCTTGTATCAACACACTTGTATCACATGACACTCTTGTATCAAACTGACACATCTTGTATCACACTGACACATCTTGTATCACAACTGACACATCTTGTATCACACTGACACATCTTGTATCACACTGACACATCTTGTATCACACTGACACATCTTGTATCACACTGACACATCTTGTATCACACTGACACATCTTGTATCACACTGACACATCTTGTATCAAACTGACACATCTTGTATCACACTGACACATCTTGTATCACACTGACACATCTTGTATCACACTGACACATCTTGTATCAAACTGACACATCTTGTATCACACTGACACATCTTGTATCACACTGACACATCTTGTATCAAACTGACACATCTTGTATCACACTGACACATCTTGTATCAAACTGACACATCTTGTATCACACTGACACATCTTGTATCACACTGACACATCTTGTATCACACTGACACATCTTGTATCACACTGACACATCTTGTATCACACTGACACATCTTGTATCACACTGACACATCTTGTATCACACTGACACATCTTGTATCACACTGACACATCTTGTATCAAACTGACACATCTTGTATCAAACTGACACATCTTGTATCACACTGACACATCTTGTATCACACTGACACATCTTGTATCACACTGACACATCTTGTATCACACTGACACATCTTGTATCACACTGACACATCTTGTATCACACTGACACATCTTGTATCACACTGACACATCTTGTATCAAACTGACACATCTTGTATCAAACTGACACATCTTGTATCACACTGACACATCTTGTATCACACTGACACATCTTGTATCACACTGACACATCTTGTATCACACTGACACATCTTGTATCACACTGACACATCTTGTATCACACTGACACATCTTGTATCACACTGACACATCTTGTATCACAACTGACACATCTTGTATCACACTGACACATCTTGTATCACACTGACACATCTTGTATCACACTGACACATCTTGTATCACACTGACACATCTTGTATCACACTGACACATCTTGTATCACACTGACACATCTTGTATCACACTGACACATCTTGTATCACACTGACACATCTTGTATCACACTGACACATCTTACCACACTGACACCCCTTGGCACACTAACTCTTCTTGCCACAATGTCACCATTAACTAACACACCAAATCGTACTAATACTCCAGCTACAGTGAAGCTACAGGTATtcgaaattttagattttcagcCGGTACAGCTACATTAACAACAGGTAGCCTGGTAGCCACTGGTAGGGATATTCTCCCCGCACTTAATTAGTGCCAGAACGCTAAATTCTTTCTAGTGAGAATTAAACAACTAATTTTGGGCTGTTTCCCGTTTAACGTTCAAGTTTATTCTGAATCTTATTCGTACAAGCACCTCGAATTTAAGGCAAAGTCTTTGCATACTTCgaccaatttcaattcaagAGGTTGCTTGATTCATCACGTTTGACCAGTGAAACCACTAGTGGATTTCCGAACACTTCCATCTGTGGTTTTCGAGCGAAAAGAGGAAACCACACCACACGGCCTttgtttctttcaattttcagaGGATGTACAAATTCTTACGGAATGACCGCACTCTCACATGACTGTCCGCCCACTTGTTTCGTTGACCCAAATCTTTGTTTACGATCAATCGTCACGAAATGCATCAATTTCACGGAGTGGCCAGACTCATCGATTCGAATAAATACTTACATCAACTGCcaaaagtgaagacaaacTCTTTCCACGGCTCTGCGAAACTCATAGGCCTTCATCTCGACACCTTTGTTGTAACCATGCCGTCCTGTCACGGTCGCCATAATCGAAAGTTTTAGATGATTCGTTCTTCAATAAATCGGCACGGCTGCAAATTGCTAATTGAACTTCCGTTTTCTGGAAGGGATATTCTCCCCGCATCAGTGCCAGAAACCTCTGTTTCTACTTGAGAATGAAACAAGTCATTTTGGGCTGTTGCCCGTTTAACGTTCTCGAATCTCTGAATCTTATTCGTACAAGCACCTCGTGTTTAAGGCAAAGTCTTTGCATACTTCgaccaatttcaattcaagAGGTTGCTTAATTCATCACGTTTGAGCAGTGAAACCACTCGTGGATTTCCAAACAACAAGTGAACCAAAGTGAAGCTACAGGTGAACCCAAGGGAAGCCAAAGGTAAGCTTGAGTGAAGCCTAGCTTCTGTGAACATGTACTATTATATATCTAGCGTGTAAAAGTTCGCTAGCTCTACTGCAAAGTGGACTTTACAGTTGAGAGaagtatataaaatataatattgcGGTTGATCATGACCCGTCTCCCCCACGTAAAACGCGACCAAATATTCGAGGACCGatggattttaatttaaattttttatttctcgtcCCTGATAGGCAGCAAAAATTGTCCACCAAACTTTTCCGAAGTTTCCATCTTGCAAGATCTCACAGTGTGCGCGAGTAACGATTACGAATTCGGATACAAATACTCGATTCCGTTTGGTGGCTTCTTTAGTTGTCGCGCAGGGAACCCGCTAGCTTCAATTTCGTTATCGAACgagaaaaatgcaaaactgCTGCTTACTGCAAGCAAAGCGACCTGCGGTGATGGCTATTCACAACATGCAGCTGCAATCGACAATGATTGCCTGATCAATTATTGTGTCAAAGCAAATTCATTCGGCTTCGGCCAGAACGAAATACCAATTCAATTGCCACCGTTCCAAAACTACGATGAAATGTTTGCTGAAGAAGAAACGAAGCAGTTGCCGGTCGTTATCAATAGGTCGTCTGTTGTGAGCATCGTTCTGGGTACTTTGCTTGGGTTTGTGGTTCTAGCCAATGTGTTGTTCGTTGCAGTGAAGTGCTTCCTTCGACGCAGACGATCGCGAGCCGAAGATAATGAACGCAAATCGTTACTTGGAAATACAGCCACCACATCAGAATATGAAAGTATATCAGGCGATGTCGGTGACGCTTAGTAAGACTTTCGATAGCTGTGAGAAGCTAAAACACACTTtccatcaaaataaatttatatttgtagtcaaaagaaattgtttaccATTCTTTTCGTAGTTCAATATCGACAACATAGGTGTCATTCAATGTCATAATCAGACGTTCATATAACGTAATAACGTTCATATTATATCTTCAAACAACAACAAGCTATATTGCATCCATATATTGTGCCTGGACTTGATGTGCCGTTTAGAGATGGAGGTGGATTATAGGCTCTATGATGAGATAGTAAAAAGGGTAACCAGCTAGACcactttttagaaactaaagctcaaatgtaatcgcccaaaaccacttataGTGGAGGTATAACGCAAGTCcttttatccacttacaaaacaGCTGACATAGGTAggggtgacgcttacagcttcgactcgcaaaaagaaaagctaaaattttaccgaaaaatttcttaaaaaaaaataccaacaaaattttgtcagATTATTCggtttttcctttgtttcagATCGTATTTTCCCctattttaaccattttcttaacagtactttcctcaacatctgccacttatGACGCAAAACTTTTTTGCTCTTATTTTTGCGAATTGAAG
The sequence above is a segment of the Bradysia coprophila strain Holo2 unplaced genomic scaffold, BU_Bcop_v1 contig_70, whole genome shotgun sequence genome. Coding sequences within it:
- the LOC119083827 gene encoding macrophage-expressed gene 1 protein-like; amino-acid sequence: MKAKWYFVTLFLVGILCRINGISLSSSTSRVDEPKKLCTSTYPKLNSLPGNGWWSLRNIEMNPVFSITYNKCQILETPTGNYLLPDHLHITPKSESDIDTTQELIESYQKFISTTSSSMSASASGGYGKFSAQGTFSSEYKHMKKNQVINKSVTSRICGRYVLHAARFDEYTVELHPDLKVKLLDAIDAIENGHLTKASLILEMTILSHGTHAVTGIDLGGVIVKEDYLSAAYVSNNDMNELGLTASASIGFADFFNMKCSYSKADYTDQYSQYTKNTKSTKISSHGGQLIDSAMLNISTWVESVPSYQTAVDRSGVALPYVITPRHFPHVNQTTLAVLRREFTEAIEHFNAVNIRIGCMNQFSPNFDYNANIGDKSCNAPPTNYSLGGFFQNCHCTGDNNCASLCANRTVTNFLTGEATCPENFTPVFLNEKKFSATREQCWQDCYCFLFCFCDTNCETINIDYGYETYWCAANVYPVPEKSGLMFGGVFTSTAINPVTGSKNCPPNFSEVSILQDLTVCASNDYEFGYKYSIPFGGFFSCRAGNPLASISLSNEKNAKLLLTASKATCGDGYSQHAAAIDNDCLINYCVKANSFGFGQNEIPIQLPPFQNYDEMFAEEETKQLPVVINRSSVVSIVLGTLLGFVVLANVLFVAVKCFLRRRRSRAEDNERKSLLGNTATTSEYESISGDVGDA